The Pan troglodytes isolate AG18354 chromosome 7, NHGRI_mPanTro3-v2.0_pri, whole genome shotgun sequence genome has a window encoding:
- the GOLGA7 gene encoding golgin subfamily A member 7 isoform X1 — MRPQQAPVSGKVFIQRDYSSGTRCQFQTKFPAELENRIDRQQFEETVRTLNNLYAEAEKLGGQSYLEGCLACLTAYTIFLCMETHYEKVLKKVSKYIQEQNEKIYAPQGLLLTDPIERGLRVIEITIYEDRGMSSGR, encoded by the exons ATGAGGCCGCAGCAGGCGCCGGTGTCCGGAAAGGTGTTCATTCAGCGAGACTACAGCAGTGGCACACGCTGCCAGTTCCAGACCAAGTTCCCTGCGGAGCTGGAGAACCGG ATTGATAGGCAGCAGTTTGAAGAAACAGTTCGAACTCTAAATAACCTTTATGCAGAAGCAGAGAAGCTCGGCGGCCAGTCATATCTCGAAGGTTGTTTGGCTTGTTTAACAGCATATACCATCTTCCTATGCATGGAAACTCATTATGAGAAG GTTCTGAAGAAAGTCTCCAAATACATTCAAGAGCAGAATGAGAAGATCTATGCTCCACAAGGCCTCCTCCTGACAGACCCTATTGAGCGAGGACTGCGAGTT ATTGAAATTACCATTTATGAAGACAGAGGCATGAGCAGTGGAAGATAA
- the GOLGA7 gene encoding golgin subfamily A member 7 isoform X2: MRPQQAPVSGKVFIQRDYSSGTRCQFQTKFPAELENRIDRQQFEETVRTLNNLYAEAEKLGGQSYLEGCLACLTAYTIFLCMETHYEKVLKKVSKYIQEQNEKIYAPQGLLLTDPIERGLRVFRLKLPFMKTEA; the protein is encoded by the exons ATGAGGCCGCAGCAGGCGCCGGTGTCCGGAAAGGTGTTCATTCAGCGAGACTACAGCAGTGGCACACGCTGCCAGTTCCAGACCAAGTTCCCTGCGGAGCTGGAGAACCGG ATTGATAGGCAGCAGTTTGAAGAAACAGTTCGAACTCTAAATAACCTTTATGCAGAAGCAGAGAAGCTCGGCGGCCAGTCATATCTCGAAGGTTGTTTGGCTTGTTTAACAGCATATACCATCTTCCTATGCATGGAAACTCATTATGAGAAG GTTCTGAAGAAAGTCTCCAAATACATTCAAGAGCAGAATGAGAAGATCTATGCTCCACAAGGCCTCCTCCTGACAGACCCTATTGAGCGAGGACTGCGAGTT TTTAGATTGAAATTACCATTTATGAAGACAGAGGCATGA